In Monodelphis domestica isolate mMonDom1 chromosome 3, mMonDom1.pri, whole genome shotgun sequence, the following proteins share a genomic window:
- the LOC100028047 gene encoding mas-related G-protein coupled receptor member X4-like, whose protein sequence is MAESPVAEQRESVLDTTVQQSANSSLDPLAEAHPKFALIDGIEILSLIIALVGLVGNSIVLRLLGFRARRRSPFSVYILNLAGSDSIYLGSFFGLRMWRIVGDLNHLLEVLWLCLLGLSYCVGLSLLAAISTERCLSVLFPIWYRCHRPKHTSVTVCAILWALQGLYWGVIVGLYFLNKDHFYDFYFVLCFVRLGWFLLLTCVLGVSSLTLVLRVQCSSQRRRPPRLYFLVLLTVLVFLLCGLPLGVIYAVWFFRGFPIMPNRIFRLLACVNSSANPFIYFFLGSQWCRRGREPLRVVLQRALEEEQEQCYLHSGSPPGWRLQDLLGGDPGIWCHKSTGEPLLSKVIAQEMEGSQRKLERPDTYPVLAMTYQKQLVKQ, encoded by the exons ATGGCTGAGTCCCCCGTAGCTGAGCAGCGGGAATCTGTTCTTGATACCACAGTGCAGCAGAGTGCAAATTCGAGTTTAGATCCTTTGGCTGAGGCACATCCAAAATTTGCCTTAATAGACGGGATAGAGATCCTCTCTCTGATCATTGCCCTGGTTGGGTTGGTGGGGAACAGCATCGTCCTGCGGCTGCTGGGCTTCCGCGCCAGGAGGAGGAGCCCCTTCTCTGTTTACATCCTCAACCTGGCTGGATCCGACTCCATCTACCTTGGCAGCTTCTTTGGGTTGCGTATGTGGAGAATTGTTGGAGATTTAAACCATCTCCTGGAGGTGCTATGGCTCTGCCTCCTAGGCCTGTCCTACTGTGTGGGGCTGAGCTTGCTGGCGGCAATCAGCACCGAGCGCTGTCTCTCTGTGCTCTTTCCCATTTGGTACAGATGTCACCGGCCCAAGCACACGTCTGTGACTGTGTGCGCCATCCTATGGGCTCTGCAGGGACTATATTGGGGAGTAATTGTGGGTCTTTATTTCCTTAACAAGGACCACTTCTACGATTTCTACTTTGTTCTGTGCTTTGTCAGGTTGGGCTGGTTCCTCCTCCTCACCTGTGTGCTGGGTGTGTCCAGCCTGACCCTGGTGCTGAGGGTCCAGTGCAGCTCCCAGCGCAGGCGCCCACCCAGGCTCTACTTTCTGGTGCTGCTCACAGTCCTTGTGTTCCTGCTCTGTGGCCTGCCCTTGGGGGTTATTTATGCAGTTTGGTTTTTTAGGGGTTTCCCTATAATGCCAAATAGGATCTTCAGGCTCCTGGCCTGTGTGAACAGCAGTGCAAACCCTTTCATTTACTTCTTCCTGGGCAGCCAATGGTGTAGAAGAGGGAGGGAGCCCCTCAGGGTGGTTCTGCAGAGGGCCCTGGAGGAGGAGCAG GAGCAATGCTACCTGCATTCAGGAAGCCCTCCTGGTTGGAGGCTCCAGGATTTACTGGGAGGAGATCCAGGAATCTGGTGTCACAAATCTACAGGAGAGCCATTGTTGAGTAAAGTTATAGCACAGGAGATGGAAGGCAGCCAGAGAAAACTTGAAAGACCTGATACCTACCCAGTCTTGGCCATGACCTACCAGAAGCAGCTAGTAAAGCAATAG